The Thalassoroseus pseudoceratinae genome has a segment encoding these proteins:
- a CDS encoding triphosphoribosyl-dephospho-CoA synthase, which produces MSRSQSQLAETIQTACLLEATARKAGNVHPEAFFDDLCYRDFVNAAEVIAPILADVERRGVGQAVFDAISATSERTQSNANLGIVLLIAPLAAVPSDVSLESGIAEVLDRLTVDDSRLVYQAIRLANPGGMGRASEADISDEPTIPLKDAMMLAANRDMIARQYANNFADIFALLRLAWIRTVSEHWERGVFNLQLKILDRYGDSLIARKCGLETMSQASQRARHVLSQPISEQWLAAYSDFDRWLRADGNRRNPGTTADIIAATLFVVLRENMLTPPICPFPRGS; this is translated from the coding sequence GTGAGCCGTTCTCAATCACAATTAGCGGAAACGATTCAGACGGCATGCCTCCTCGAAGCGACCGCGCGGAAGGCCGGGAACGTCCATCCCGAGGCATTCTTCGACGATCTCTGCTACAGAGACTTCGTCAACGCAGCAGAGGTCATTGCACCGATCCTTGCAGACGTCGAGCGTCGTGGAGTTGGTCAGGCTGTCTTCGACGCGATTTCTGCGACGAGCGAACGCACGCAATCGAACGCGAATCTGGGAATTGTCCTCCTGATCGCACCATTGGCCGCCGTGCCGTCAGATGTCTCTTTGGAATCCGGCATAGCCGAGGTGCTCGATCGTTTGACAGTCGATGACTCCCGCCTGGTTTATCAAGCGATTCGGCTAGCGAATCCCGGTGGTATGGGACGGGCAAGCGAAGCGGACATCAGCGACGAGCCAACGATCCCATTGAAGGATGCGATGATGTTGGCAGCCAATCGAGACATGATTGCCCGTCAATACGCCAATAATTTCGCCGACATCTTCGCACTACTACGGTTGGCCTGGATCCGCACGGTCTCCGAGCATTGGGAGCGCGGAGTCTTCAACCTACAGCTGAAGATCTTGGATCGATATGGCGATTCGCTAATTGCTCGCAAATGTGGTCTGGAAACCATGTCGCAAGCAAGCCAGCGAGCAAGACATGTTCTGTCCCAACCGATCAGCGAGCAGTGGCTCGCTGCTTACAGCGACTTCGATCGGTGGTTGAGAGCCGACGGAAACCGCCGCAATCCGGGAACGACAGCAGATATCATTGCTGCGACACTGTTTGTGGTGCTCCGGGAAAATATGTTGACGCCGCCAATCTGCCCGTTTCCACGAGGCTCTTGA
- a CDS encoding carboxylesterase family protein has protein sequence MKYALFALVLGCTFIGTTMSEAAEADNVGIQKPAKLEAKVPVELDYLLYLPKDYEKQDSWPLLLFLHGAGERGSNLDLVKVHGPPKMIANGHEFPFIVASPQCPKGKRWVPTPLMALIADLESRYKVDSDRIYVTGLSMGGFGTWSLASYAPDRFAAIAPICGGGERWAARNMTKLPIWAFHGTADRAVPVERSEQMIEALKKVGGSPKLTLYPDVGHDSWTRTYENPKLYEWLLQHKRQK, from the coding sequence ATGAAATACGCTCTATTCGCACTGGTTCTGGGCTGCACTTTCATCGGAACTACGATGAGCGAAGCCGCGGAGGCCGATAACGTGGGAATTCAGAAACCGGCGAAACTCGAAGCCAAAGTTCCAGTCGAGTTGGACTACCTGCTCTATTTGCCGAAGGATTACGAGAAACAGGATTCCTGGCCGCTATTGTTGTTCCTGCACGGTGCTGGCGAACGCGGGAGCAATTTGGATTTGGTCAAAGTGCATGGTCCGCCAAAGATGATCGCGAACGGCCACGAATTTCCGTTCATCGTCGCGTCGCCACAGTGCCCGAAAGGAAAACGCTGGGTTCCGACGCCATTGATGGCACTAATTGCCGATCTCGAATCCCGCTACAAAGTGGATTCCGATCGAATTTATGTAACCGGCTTGAGCATGGGCGGGTTCGGTACGTGGTCTTTGGCGTCGTACGCTCCGGATCGGTTTGCCGCGATTGCTCCGATTTGCGGCGGTGGTGAACGATGGGCGGCGAGAAACATGACAAAACTGCCGATCTGGGCCTTCCACGGAACGGCCGACCGAGCGGTTCCTGTCGAGCGTTCGGAACAGATGATCGAGGCCCTGAAGAAAGTCGGCGGCTCACCCAAGTTGACGCTTTACCCCGATGTTGGGCACGATTCTTGGACACGGACGTACGAAAATCCCAAACTTTATGAATGGCTGCTTCAACACAAACGCCAAAAGTGA
- a CDS encoding acyl-CoA dehydrogenase family protein, with translation MITVLVDCSRIARQSSSDILALLTVTLTRPDLESLPISDDNGVIRSNQVTTLLERIAAAELSDHAWPERVWDLYREFAVLKWVIPQEFGGAAISSAELTHGYLRLAAADLTSTFVLTQRNGACQRLAGSSNEELKAELLPKLCRGDVFATVGISHLTTSGQHLKNPAVQLTEVDGDFVLDGRIPWVTGANHADWILVGATMGDGKQALLMLPTELDGVTIEPPPNLLALTGSQTGAVGLKQVRLSHRHLVGGPIENVMKSGAGGGTGSLTTSALAMGHAAGLLNRLADEAERRQDLIESYQVLQHAHQELLGNLVERAMDPESNEPQLSNEFIRQNANSLVLRTAQAYLAAVKGAGFLSGHPAERGVREAMFFLVWSCPQPVLNAQIREFACGLQSED, from the coding sequence TTGATCACAGTTCTCGTCGATTGCTCTCGAATTGCCCGACAATCTTCCTCTGATATTTTGGCCCTGTTGACCGTGACTCTCACCCGCCCCGATTTGGAATCGCTGCCAATCTCTGACGACAACGGTGTGATTCGTTCCAATCAAGTGACAACACTCTTGGAACGAATTGCGGCTGCTGAACTTTCCGATCATGCTTGGCCCGAACGCGTGTGGGACTTGTACCGTGAGTTTGCGGTGCTCAAGTGGGTGATCCCGCAGGAGTTTGGCGGGGCTGCCATCTCATCAGCGGAACTCACACATGGGTACCTTCGGTTGGCCGCCGCCGACCTGACTTCGACCTTTGTTCTTACACAGAGAAATGGTGCATGTCAGCGGTTAGCGGGATCTTCCAACGAGGAACTGAAGGCCGAGCTTCTCCCGAAACTCTGTAGGGGAGATGTCTTTGCCACGGTCGGGATCTCTCACCTGACGACCTCCGGCCAACACCTGAAAAATCCGGCAGTTCAACTGACTGAAGTCGACGGTGATTTTGTTCTCGACGGGCGAATCCCCTGGGTCACAGGGGCAAACCATGCGGATTGGATTCTCGTCGGTGCTACAATGGGGGATGGTAAACAAGCCCTGCTCATGCTCCCAACCGAGTTGGACGGCGTCACAATCGAACCTCCCCCCAATCTGTTGGCACTCACCGGCTCTCAAACCGGCGCGGTTGGATTGAAGCAAGTTCGGCTTTCGCATCGTCATCTGGTCGGTGGACCCATTGAGAACGTCATGAAGAGTGGTGCTGGTGGCGGCACCGGCTCACTGACAACCTCCGCCCTCGCCATGGGACATGCCGCCGGCCTTCTAAACCGGTTGGCAGACGAAGCCGAGCGGCGTCAGGACTTGATCGAGAGCTATCAGGTCTTGCAACACGCTCATCAGGAATTGCTTGGCAATCTCGTCGAACGAGCGATGGACCCGGAGTCGAACGAGCCCCAGTTGTCGAACGAGTTCATACGTCAGAACGCAAATTCGCTCGTGCTGCGAACCGCTCAAGCGTATCTAGCGGCGGTCAAGGGAGCGGGCTTCCTCAGTGGTCATCCGGCTGAACGTGGTGTTCGCGAAGCGATGTTCTTCCTGGTTTGGTCCTGTCCGCAACCGGTTCTGAATGCACAAATTCGAGAGTTTGCCTGTGGCCTTCAAAGTGAGGACTAA
- the cysC gene encoding adenylyl-sulfate kinase, producing MADQVSTNITWHDHSVSSEDRAKLNGHTGCVLWFTGLSGCGKSTIANTVDHLLHSEGVHTYVLDGDNIRHGLNKNLGFSPEDRTENIRRIGEVAKLFADAGTVTLTAFISPYRADRDQVREIMPEGSFIEVYVNASLETCEKRDPKGLYKKARAGEIKGFTGIDAPYEEPEKAELVLDSDNKGIDELAKEVVEYLKANGKLKA from the coding sequence ATGGCAGATCAAGTTTCCACGAACATTACCTGGCACGACCACAGTGTTTCTTCCGAAGATCGGGCGAAACTCAACGGCCACACCGGTTGTGTGCTCTGGTTCACGGGGTTGAGCGGCTGCGGCAAAAGCACAATCGCCAACACCGTCGATCACCTGTTGCACTCCGAAGGCGTACACACGTATGTTCTCGATGGCGACAACATTCGTCATGGTCTGAACAAGAACCTCGGTTTTTCCCCCGAAGACCGAACCGAAAACATCCGACGAATCGGTGAAGTCGCGAAATTGTTCGCCGACGCTGGAACCGTCACTTTGACGGCTTTCATCTCACCATACCGAGCCGACCGCGATCAAGTCCGCGAAATCATGCCGGAAGGCAGCTTCATCGAAGTTTATGTAAACGCTTCGCTGGAAACCTGCGAGAAACGCGACCCGAAAGGCTTGTACAAGAAAGCACGAGCGGGCGAAATCAAAGGTTTCACCGGAATCGATGCCCCCTACGAAGAACCCGAAAAAGCCGAACTCGTTCTGGATTCGGACAATAAGGGTATCGATGAACTCGCCAAAGAGGTGGTCGAATACCTCAAAGCCAACGGCAAGCTCAAAGCGTAA
- a CDS encoding ABC transporter ATP-binding protein: protein MSEMTPLLEIQNLRTYFKTGAGVVKAVDDLSISIPKAQTLGLVGESGSGKSVTSLSIMRLLPEATASIESGSIAFLGRDLVRLPPKEMRNVRGADISMIFQEPGTSLNPVYRTGWQVMEAIRLHNPGLSKKVARERTIDLFREVGIPEPERRINSFPHEMSGGQKQRVMIAMALSCNPKLLIADEPTTALDVTIQAQILDLLRRLRDERGMSILFITHDLGVIAEIADHVAVMYRGKLVEQAPVRDIFENPQHPYTKGLLACRPRLDTDYKQLPTVSDFMRVTTRADGSVKIEEKPLDDGKLEEFRNSGRPRLLHPKPELDAIGHPWEELAGAGLQDLSNYETVAEGIAPILSVKNLKVYFPIKKGIFSHVVDHVRAVDDVSFNVYPGQTLGLVGESGCGKTTTGRGILRLVPPTSGEVYFEGVHFAHMHGAAFRQMRRRIQIIFQDPYNSLNPRMTVEAMLTEVMKVHGIGRSRGDRRNRAADLLDEVGLGAEHLRRYPHEFSGGQRQRICIARAIAVEPDFIICDESVSALDVSVQAQVLNLLNKLQLERKLTYIFISHDLSVVKFMSDMMAVMNAGKILEFGPSDAIYANPREEYTKKLIDAIPNDSLENIDRRQRERNQAKS, encoded by the coding sequence ATGTCGGAAATGACTCCACTGCTGGAAATCCAGAACCTGCGAACGTATTTCAAAACGGGAGCTGGGGTTGTCAAAGCGGTTGATGACCTCTCGATCTCCATTCCGAAGGCCCAAACCCTTGGTTTGGTGGGCGAGTCGGGCTCGGGTAAGTCGGTAACATCGTTGAGCATCATGCGATTGCTCCCTGAAGCGACCGCGAGCATCGAGTCCGGTTCGATTGCGTTTCTCGGTCGGGATTTGGTCCGTCTGCCCCCGAAAGAAATGCGAAACGTTCGCGGTGCGGACATCAGCATGATTTTTCAGGAACCGGGCACGTCGCTCAATCCGGTGTACCGGACCGGTTGGCAAGTCATGGAAGCGATTCGCCTGCACAATCCGGGGCTGAGCAAGAAAGTCGCCCGTGAGCGGACAATCGATCTTTTTCGAGAGGTCGGAATTCCGGAACCGGAACGGCGGATCAATAGCTTTCCGCACGAAATGTCTGGTGGGCAGAAGCAACGCGTGATGATTGCGATGGCGCTCAGTTGCAATCCGAAACTGCTGATTGCCGACGAACCAACGACCGCACTCGACGTGACGATTCAGGCTCAAATTCTCGACTTGCTCCGTCGGTTGCGTGACGAGCGGGGCATGTCGATTCTTTTCATCACGCATGATCTCGGTGTGATTGCGGAGATCGCGGATCATGTGGCGGTGATGTATCGCGGCAAACTCGTCGAGCAAGCTCCAGTGCGGGACATCTTCGAAAATCCGCAGCACCCCTACACCAAGGGTCTGCTGGCTTGCCGTCCGCGATTGGACACGGATTACAAGCAATTGCCGACAGTTTCCGATTTCATGCGGGTCACGACGCGGGCGGATGGATCGGTGAAGATTGAGGAGAAACCGCTCGACGATGGCAAGTTGGAGGAGTTCCGAAATTCCGGACGACCACGTTTGCTGCACCCGAAACCCGAATTGGATGCCATCGGACATCCTTGGGAAGAATTAGCCGGGGCCGGTTTGCAGGACCTCAGCAACTACGAAACTGTTGCCGAAGGGATCGCGCCAATTCTTTCGGTCAAGAATCTGAAAGTCTATTTTCCGATCAAGAAGGGGATATTCTCGCATGTGGTGGACCATGTAAGAGCCGTCGACGATGTGAGTTTCAACGTCTATCCCGGTCAAACGCTGGGGTTGGTCGGCGAGTCCGGATGCGGCAAAACAACCACCGGGCGGGGTATTCTCCGGTTAGTGCCGCCGACCAGTGGCGAAGTGTATTTTGAAGGTGTCCATTTCGCTCATATGCATGGTGCCGCGTTTCGTCAGATGCGTCGCCGGATTCAGATCATCTTTCAAGATCCGTATAACTCGCTCAATCCGCGGATGACGGTCGAGGCGATGTTGACGGAAGTTATGAAGGTGCATGGCATCGGTCGGAGTCGCGGGGACCGTCGCAACCGAGCCGCCGATTTGTTGGACGAAGTCGGTTTGGGAGCCGAGCATCTTCGGCGGTATCCACACGAATTCTCCGGTGGGCAGCGACAGCGAATTTGCATCGCCCGGGCGATCGCGGTCGAACCCGATTTCATCATCTGCGACGAATCCGTGTCGGCACTCGACGTCTCTGTGCAAGCCCAAGTGTTGAATCTGCTCAACAAACTCCAGCTCGAACGCAAGCTCACGTACATTTTCATCAGTCATGATCTCAGCGTGGTGAAGTTCATGTCTGATATGATGGCCGTGATGAACGCGGGCAAGATTCTGGAATTTGGCCCATCGGATGCGATTTACGCTAACCCTCGCGAAGAATACACCAAGAAACTGATCGACGCGATTCCCAACGATTCGCTGGAAAATATCGATCGTCGCCAACGCGAACGAAACCAAGCCAAGTCGTAA
- a CDS encoding iron-containing alcohol dehydrogenase yields MKSLTAYQLLSPRKVVFGWGRRAEVGSLARYLGTRALIVSGSRTLETAGVVDQLATHLRDADLDVVRVQVPSREPLVEDVDDLIAKAASHGFGQPGDFVIGIGGGAALDLAKSAAALAPQSERVSVVDYLEGVGRGLTLAAAPLPILAIPTTAGTGSEATKNAVISSHDPKFKKSLRDERLVPACVLIDPELTVTTPKTVTAHSGMDALTQLIESFLSKRANPLTQSLCLEGLRLGVPALRTAVENGADQQARSAMSQAAFLSGVALANSGLGMAHGVAAALGVHANVPHGLACAVMLPVALRTNADACSSDMQTLAEVIVGRPFKSSEAAAEAVIHWSEELAVSIGIPRRLSEIGVLRDTLDDIVQSSRGNSMNGNPKELSDEELKAILEAGL; encoded by the coding sequence ATGAAAAGTCTCACGGCGTATCAATTGCTTTCGCCGCGAAAAGTTGTGTTTGGTTGGGGACGTCGAGCGGAAGTGGGTTCCCTGGCACGCTACTTAGGAACGCGAGCGTTGATCGTCAGCGGATCGCGGACCTTGGAAACCGCAGGCGTGGTCGATCAGTTGGCGACCCATCTCAGAGACGCAGATTTGGACGTCGTTCGCGTGCAAGTGCCCTCTCGCGAACCGCTGGTCGAGGATGTGGACGATCTGATCGCCAAAGCTGCGTCTCACGGTTTCGGGCAACCTGGAGATTTCGTCATTGGAATCGGTGGCGGTGCTGCTCTCGATTTGGCCAAATCGGCCGCTGCACTCGCTCCGCAATCGGAACGGGTTTCGGTCGTCGATTACTTGGAAGGTGTCGGACGCGGGTTGACGCTTGCCGCCGCTCCATTGCCGATTCTGGCGATTCCCACAACGGCCGGTACCGGTTCCGAGGCGACCAAGAACGCAGTGATCTCCTCGCACGATCCCAAGTTCAAAAAGAGTCTGCGAGACGAACGGCTTGTGCCGGCCTGCGTGTTGATCGATCCCGAATTGACGGTAACCACCCCCAAAACCGTGACCGCTCATTCGGGGATGGATGCTCTCACGCAGTTGATTGAGTCATTTCTCTCCAAACGAGCGAATCCGCTGACGCAATCGTTGTGTCTGGAAGGATTGCGGTTGGGGGTGCCGGCGTTGCGAACAGCGGTCGAGAACGGTGCTGACCAACAAGCCCGTTCGGCGATGTCGCAGGCTGCGTTTCTATCTGGCGTTGCACTCGCGAATTCGGGATTGGGGATGGCTCACGGAGTGGCGGCGGCTCTCGGCGTGCACGCAAATGTGCCGCACGGGTTGGCATGTGCGGTGATGCTGCCGGTTGCACTACGAACGAACGCCGACGCTTGCAGTTCAGATATGCAAACATTGGCCGAAGTCATCGTTGGTCGTCCGTTCAAATCGAGTGAAGCGGCTGCGGAAGCCGTGATCCATTGGAGCGAAGAACTAGCGGTGAGCATTGGGATTCCACGACGGCTCAGTGAAATCGGTGTCTTGCGAGACACTCTGGATGACATCGTGCAAAGTTCGCGGGGCAACAGCATGAACGGGAATCCGAAAGAGCTATCGGATGAGGAACTTAAAGCCATTCTCGAGGCAGGATTATGA
- the hisI gene encoding phosphoribosyl-AMP cyclohydrolase, whose product MTDLDSPARPDFEKAPLIPVIAQDHDTGVVLMLAYMNEEAWDETLKNGRACYYSRSRKKLWRKGEESGNVQEVHEIFYDCDRDTVLLKVTQIGGAACHEGFQSCFFRKIDRHTGKVEVIGERVFDPAEVYKKK is encoded by the coding sequence GTGACCGATCTCGACTCCCCTGCCCGCCCCGATTTCGAAAAAGCTCCGCTGATTCCGGTCATCGCCCAAGACCATGACACAGGCGTTGTGTTGATGCTGGCCTACATGAACGAAGAAGCCTGGGACGAAACCCTGAAAAACGGTCGAGCGTGCTATTACAGTCGGAGCCGCAAAAAACTGTGGCGAAAAGGCGAAGAAAGTGGCAACGTTCAAGAAGTCCACGAGATCTTCTACGACTGCGACCGCGACACCGTCTTGCTGAAAGTGACGCAAATCGGTGGAGCCGCCTGTCACGAAGGCTTTCAGTCCTGTTTCTTCCGCAAGATTGATCGCCACACGGGCAAGGTGGAAGTCATCGGCGAACGCGTCTTTGATCCCGCCGAAGTCTACAAGAAAAAGTGA
- a CDS encoding serine/threonine protein kinase, which translates to MMSQLDPAELVGKTLSEGRYELRELLGGGSMAHVYKAIDGRLNTDVVIKVPIRRYLEDQNFLTRFRQESQLLVALSHPHIVKIIDCDEIEHIPFVVMQFLGGGDLQDRLRKSSKGMAVDSLSDWLLDVAKALDFMHQKNIVHRDVKPGNLLFDDYGNVYLGDFGLTKVLAETAENSHDPGLTSAGAIVGTPNYVAPEIVMGLRCDGRSDQYSLATSVYEVLTGRPPLIGPTSSATMVNQTKKVPRALAEVNPEVSNELANAVHRGLAKSPRDRFATCVEFAEAVLFARSTTRSTGSVRSKSGHQIKTRSASGSRGSSPSVRKMAVESSKHSGNQRDHGASKSGVTSRRPQKLVSKGKPGLVPCPKCKKELPLRPEHKGRRGRCIHCRTLLMVGKELNSLKYIEEVQHSTAVRSRPQLQMEGAGGLPPKISRKKSDSTSANNSEELLLGEEVFGMWMSKRTITVLGAVLILVCLGATALIANFATEKEEDRTNIPISKEEG; encoded by the coding sequence ATGATGTCTCAACTCGACCCTGCAGAGCTTGTTGGAAAAACGCTCAGCGAGGGGCGCTACGAGTTGCGGGAATTGCTGGGAGGCGGGAGCATGGCTCACGTCTACAAAGCAATCGACGGACGTCTCAATACCGATGTCGTCATCAAAGTGCCGATCCGCCGGTATCTGGAGGATCAGAATTTTCTCACGCGGTTTCGGCAGGAGTCTCAACTCCTGGTGGCACTCAGTCATCCGCATATTGTTAAAATTATCGATTGCGATGAAATCGAACATATTCCCTTCGTCGTGATGCAGTTCCTGGGTGGCGGAGATTTGCAGGATCGGCTTCGGAAGTCTTCCAAGGGGATGGCTGTCGATTCGTTGTCCGACTGGTTGCTGGATGTCGCCAAAGCCCTGGATTTCATGCACCAGAAAAACATCGTGCACCGCGATGTGAAACCTGGCAACTTACTGTTCGACGATTACGGAAACGTGTATCTCGGCGACTTCGGCCTGACCAAAGTTCTCGCGGAGACTGCAGAGAATAGCCACGACCCTGGATTAACGTCCGCAGGCGCGATTGTCGGTACGCCGAACTATGTCGCTCCCGAGATTGTGATGGGGCTGCGTTGTGACGGGCGATCCGACCAGTACTCGTTGGCCACAAGCGTCTACGAAGTGTTGACCGGGCGACCACCACTCATCGGTCCGACCAGCTCAGCAACCATGGTCAACCAGACCAAAAAAGTGCCAAGGGCGTTAGCGGAAGTCAATCCAGAAGTCTCCAACGAGTTAGCCAACGCGGTTCATCGGGGGCTCGCAAAATCGCCCCGCGATCGGTTTGCGACATGCGTCGAGTTCGCGGAAGCTGTTCTGTTTGCCAGAAGCACCACCCGTTCAACCGGATCGGTCCGTTCAAAATCCGGACATCAAATCAAAACACGGTCCGCATCGGGCTCACGAGGCTCATCGCCCTCGGTCCGGAAAATGGCGGTCGAGTCTTCCAAGCACTCCGGCAATCAACGAGATCACGGAGCATCGAAGTCCGGCGTCACTTCACGACGACCACAGAAACTCGTTTCCAAAGGCAAACCAGGTCTTGTCCCCTGTCCGAAATGCAAAAAAGAGTTACCGCTACGACCCGAACACAAGGGAAGACGTGGGCGTTGTATCCATTGCCGAACGTTGCTAATGGTGGGCAAAGAACTAAATTCGTTGAAATACATCGAGGAAGTTCAACACTCGACGGCGGTGCGATCGCGACCGCAATTGCAGATGGAAGGTGCCGGGGGGCTTCCACCGAAGATTTCCCGGAAGAAGAGCGATTCAACGAGCGCGAACAATAGCGAAGAACTGTTGTTGGGTGAAGAAGTCTTCGGGATGTGGATGAGCAAACGCACCATCACCGTCCTCGGTGCGGTGTTGATCTTAGTGTGTCTCGGTGCAACGGCTTTGATCGCCAACTTTGCAACTGAAAAAGAAGAGGACCGGACCAATATTCCGATCTCCAAGGAAGAAGGGTAA
- a CDS encoding 1-phosphofructokinase family hexose kinase produces the protein MIVTAGLSPAWQQILTFRSFELGHVNRAKSAHWCASGKVLNVGLALHRLCGHSRVLCVTDDGPAGTAMQAEYERQSVPTHWIKTQAVTRVCTTLLDEHTEQTTELVENAPSLNNDDLERFCEAFALETREATVVVLTGSLPSGVPSDFYRRLIESTSAAVIMDARGPELSEALRAKPFLVKPNVSELSKTVRRPLENEEQIWDAMRELQSQGAVSVVVSRGEEPMLAVFRDQRFVVHPATESVVNPIGCGDCLAAGIAWQLSRGSEFPALLKYGSAAAAANLQQLLPARIDVARVEELSHRVQVEQI, from the coding sequence ATGATTGTGACCGCGGGACTGAGCCCAGCTTGGCAGCAAATTCTGACGTTCCGTTCGTTTGAACTTGGGCACGTCAACCGAGCGAAATCGGCTCATTGGTGTGCGTCGGGCAAGGTGCTGAATGTGGGATTGGCGTTGCACCGATTGTGTGGTCATTCGCGGGTTTTGTGCGTGACCGACGATGGACCCGCCGGCACCGCAATGCAAGCCGAATACGAGCGTCAAAGTGTGCCGACGCACTGGATCAAGACGCAAGCTGTGACCCGGGTGTGCACGACGTTGCTCGATGAGCACACCGAGCAAACTACCGAATTGGTCGAGAACGCTCCGAGTTTGAACAACGACGACCTGGAACGATTCTGTGAGGCGTTCGCGTTGGAAACACGTGAAGCCACGGTTGTCGTGCTGACCGGTTCCCTGCCAAGCGGTGTGCCCAGCGACTTCTACCGACGATTGATCGAATCGACATCGGCGGCTGTCATTATGGATGCCCGTGGGCCGGAACTCAGCGAAGCTCTGCGGGCAAAGCCTTTTCTGGTGAAGCCGAATGTGAGTGAATTGTCGAAAACGGTTCGCCGACCACTCGAAAACGAGGAACAAATCTGGGATGCCATGCGAGAGTTGCAGTCGCAGGGGGCTGTTAGTGTGGTCGTGTCGCGGGGCGAGGAACCGATGCTCGCAGTCTTTCGAGATCAACGGTTCGTGGTGCATCCAGCAACGGAGTCGGTTGTGAATCCGATCGGATGTGGCGATTGCTTAGCGGCGGGGATCGCTTGGCAACTTTCACGCGGATCAGAATTTCCGGCGTTACTGAAGTACGGTTCCGCGGCCGCGGCGGCCAATCTGCAACAATTGCTTCCTGCCCGGATTGATGTCGCTCGCGTGGAAGAATTATCTCATCGGGTTCAGGTCGAGCAGATCTGA
- the hisG gene encoding ATP phosphoribosyltransferase, with the protein MFSDDTRLKLGIPAGSLKDATAELFRRAGYNIKFSSRSYFPSIDDEEIECLLIRAQEMARYVEEGILDAGITGHDWIQENQADVHEVCELVFSKVSRRPVRWVLCVPEDSPIKTVQDMEGKRIATEAVGLTKSFLAEHGVTAKVEFSWGATEVKPPRLADAIVEVTETGNSLRANNLRIVAEVLQSTPRLIANKKAWENEWTRTKLQNIALMLESCLAAENKVGIMMNVRRTDLDQVLSQLPSLQSPTVSSLSDPDWVDIIAIVDESVVRTMIPNLKAVGARGIVEYPINKIIE; encoded by the coding sequence ATGTTCTCTGATGATACTCGGCTGAAACTTGGAATTCCTGCTGGAAGTCTGAAAGACGCGACCGCGGAACTCTTCCGCCGAGCCGGATACAACATCAAATTTTCGTCGCGATCGTATTTTCCGTCGATTGATGATGAAGAAATCGAGTGCTTGCTCATTCGTGCCCAGGAAATGGCGCGATATGTGGAAGAAGGCATTCTCGATGCCGGAATCACCGGCCACGACTGGATTCAAGAGAATCAGGCCGATGTGCACGAAGTTTGCGAACTTGTGTTCTCGAAAGTGAGTCGTCGACCGGTCCGTTGGGTTCTTTGTGTTCCTGAGGACTCGCCGATCAAAACGGTTCAGGATATGGAAGGCAAACGGATCGCGACGGAAGCGGTCGGGTTGACGAAGAGCTTCTTGGCTGAACACGGCGTGACCGCGAAAGTGGAATTCTCTTGGGGGGCCACGGAAGTCAAACCGCCCCGGTTAGCCGATGCAATTGTCGAAGTGACGGAAACTGGAAACTCCTTGCGTGCAAACAATTTACGGATTGTTGCCGAGGTGCTGCAAAGCACGCCCCGACTCATCGCCAACAAGAAGGCGTGGGAAAACGAGTGGACTCGCACGAAGTTGCAGAATATTGCCCTGATGCTGGAATCGTGTTTGGCTGCTGAGAACAAAGTCGGGATCATGATGAACGTGCGTCGCACGGATCTCGATCAAGTCTTGTCACAACTTCCCTCGTTGCAGTCGCCAACCGTCTCTTCTCTGTCTGATCCAGACTGGGTGGATATCATTGCCATCGTGGATGAGTCGGTCGTCCGCACAATGATTCCGAACCTCAAAGCCGTTGGTGCTCGTGGAATCGTCGAGTATCCGATCAATAAGATTATTGAATAG